A window of Sporolituus thermophilus DSM 23256 contains these coding sequences:
- a CDS encoding Sec-independent protein translocase subunit TatA/TatB — protein sequence MFNLGIPELILILVIALVVFGPGKLPEVGRALGKGIQEFRRATAGEPAKEEPKAEAKTEEKK from the coding sequence ATGTTTAATCTCGGCATTCCGGAACTTATTTTAATTTTAGTTATCGCCCTGGTGGTCTTTGGTCCGGGCAAGCTACCGGAAGTAGGCCGGGCGTTGGGTAAGGGCATTCAGGAATTCCGGCGGGCGACGGCGGGTGAGCCGGCCAAGGAAGAGCCAAAGGCTGAAGCCAAAACGGAAGAGAAAAAGTAA
- the tatC gene encoding twin-arginine translocase subunit TatC has product MAETKTELQDQQAVALPQAEAQAADTDGGAEMSLIDHLEELRRRLLISLAAVALGSIVCYFYAQELVHYITAPAGKLYYMNPAEAFFTYLKVSFFAGFLLALPVVLYQMWAFVVPALTKRERQASLILVPASLALFFLGLAFSYFLVLPAGIKFFIGFATEDLQPMFSIGQYLSFVISFLLPFGVIFELPLLIFIMAKFGLISSAYLVAKRKIMLVMAFVVGAVISPTPDVFSQTMVAIPLLFLYEISILAVKYILRK; this is encoded by the coding sequence ATGGCGGAGACCAAAACGGAGCTTCAGGACCAGCAAGCGGTCGCCCTGCCGCAAGCCGAAGCCCAGGCTGCTGATACTGACGGCGGCGCGGAAATGTCGCTTATCGACCATCTGGAGGAACTGCGCCGCCGGCTCTTGATTTCGCTGGCAGCCGTGGCTCTAGGCAGTATTGTCTGTTATTTTTATGCCCAGGAACTTGTGCATTACATAACCGCTCCCGCCGGTAAATTATACTATATGAACCCGGCCGAAGCGTTTTTCACCTATCTCAAGGTATCCTTTTTCGCCGGATTTTTGCTGGCCCTGCCGGTCGTCTTATATCAGATGTGGGCCTTTGTCGTTCCGGCTCTGACCAAACGGGAGCGACAAGCATCGCTGATTTTGGTGCCCGCGTCGCTGGCGCTGTTCTTTCTGGGCCTGGCCTTTTCGTATTTCCTCGTGCTGCCGGCAGGCATTAAATTTTTCATCGGCTTTGCCACCGAAGATTTGCAACCGATGTTCTCAATCGGCCAATACCTTTCTTTCGTCATTTCGTTTTTGCTGCCCTTTGGCGTTATTTTTGAATTGCCTTTGCTCATATTTATCATGGCGAAATTTGGCCTTATCAGCTCGGCCTATCTGGTGGCCAAGCGGAAAATTATGCTGGTTATGGCCTTCGTCGTCGGCGCCGTGATTTCGCCGACGCCCGACGTTTTTTCGCAGACCATGGTGGCCATTCCTTTACTCTTTCTGTATGAAATCAGTATTTTGGCCGTGAAGTATATTCTGCGTAAGTAG
- a CDS encoding menaquinone biosynthesis decarboxylase, translated as MAFNDLREFIAALERRGWLKRITAPVDCELEITEITDRVCKRQGDKNVALLFENVKGYDIPVLMNAFGSMERMALALGVDKIDDIADEIRRLIKLPQASLQGAFDVLKLLPSLKPAFNFPKMVKTGPCKEVIIRDNPSLDKFPILKCWPGDAGRFITLPLVFTKNPTTGKRNVGMYRMQVYDGQTTGMHWHIHKGGAENYRAHKEAGKNRIEVAVAIGGDPVVTYAATAPLPPGMDEMVFAGFLRKKPVEMVKCETVDLEVPATSEIVLEGYVDLTELRREGPFGDHTGYYSLADLYPVFHLTCITHRRDPIYPATIVGKPPMEDCYLAKATERIFLPLLQLQLPEIVDINLPLEGVFHNCAVVSIRKSYPQHAKKVMHALWGMGQMMFTKMIIVVDAHVNVQDMNEVWWRVFNNIDARRDIVMVDGPLDALDHASPMPHWGTKVGIDATKTWPEEGHPREWPDEIAMSDDIRRRVDARWAELGLD; from the coding sequence TTGGCCTTTAACGACTTACGGGAATTTATTGCGGCGCTGGAGCGGCGCGGCTGGTTGAAGCGCATAACGGCGCCGGTAGACTGTGAGCTGGAAATTACGGAAATTACCGACCGGGTGTGCAAGCGCCAGGGCGACAAGAACGTGGCCCTGCTGTTTGAAAATGTTAAGGGTTATGATATTCCGGTGCTGATGAATGCTTTTGGCAGCATGGAGCGTATGGCCCTCGCCCTGGGAGTTGACAAGATCGACGACATCGCCGACGAAATCCGCCGACTTATTAAACTGCCGCAAGCATCGCTGCAAGGGGCTTTCGATGTGCTTAAACTGCTGCCGTCCCTGAAACCGGCGTTTAACTTTCCCAAAATGGTAAAAACCGGGCCTTGCAAAGAGGTCATTATCCGGGACAACCCTTCCTTGGACAAGTTTCCCATCCTTAAGTGCTGGCCTGGTGACGCCGGCCGATTTATCACCCTGCCGCTGGTGTTTACCAAGAATCCTACGACCGGCAAGCGCAATGTCGGAATGTACCGCATGCAGGTCTACGACGGGCAAACGACCGGGATGCACTGGCATATCCACAAAGGCGGAGCCGAAAACTACCGGGCCCATAAAGAAGCAGGCAAAAACCGGATTGAGGTGGCAGTGGCAATTGGCGGTGATCCGGTGGTAACCTATGCGGCAACGGCGCCGCTGCCGCCCGGCATGGATGAAATGGTGTTCGCCGGTTTTCTGCGCAAGAAACCGGTCGAAATGGTGAAGTGCGAGACCGTTGACCTGGAAGTGCCGGCAACGAGTGAAATCGTCCTGGAAGGCTATGTCGATCTGACCGAATTGCGCCGGGAAGGTCCCTTTGGCGACCATACCGGTTATTATTCACTGGCCGACCTTTATCCCGTCTTTCATCTTACCTGTATTACCCACCGCCGCGACCCCATCTATCCGGCTACCATTGTCGGCAAGCCGCCGATGGAGGATTGTTACCTGGCCAAAGCGACGGAACGGATTTTCCTGCCGCTGCTGCAACTCCAGCTACCGGAAATCGTGGACATCAACCTGCCGCTGGAAGGAGTATTTCATAACTGTGCCGTCGTATCGATCCGCAAAAGCTACCCCCAACACGCCAAAAAAGTAATGCATGCCCTGTGGGGCATGGGACAAATGATGTTTACCAAAATGATCATCGTGGTCGATGCCCATGTCAATGTCCAGGACATGAATGAAGTGTGGTGGCGCGTTTTCAACAACATTGACGCCCGCCGCGACATCGTCATGGTTGACGGTCCTCTTGACGCCCTTGACCACGCCTCGCCCATGCCGCACTGGGGAACCAAGGTAGGCATCGACGCTACCAAAACCTGGCCGGAGGAGGGGCACCCGCGCGAGTGGCCTGATGAGATTGCCATGTCTGACGACATTCGCCGCCGGGTCGACGCTAGATGGGCCGAACTTGGGCTGGATTAG
- a CDS encoding valine--tRNA ligase — MEEKTIPTVYDPATVESKWYKYWEDEGLFHAEVEPDKEPFSIVIPPPNVTGQLHMGHALDNTLQDILIRFKRMQGYNTLWMPGTDHAGIATQIKVEEMLAKEGLTRYDLGREKFIDRVWEWKRQYGSRIIKQLKSLGASCDWPRERFTMDEGCSRAVREVFVSLYEKGLIYQGNRITNWCPRCKTALSDIEVEHEEKSGHLYHVRYPVEGMDGEYVTVATTRPETILGDTAVAVHPDDGRYRHLVGKHLILPLVGRRLPIIADAYVDPSFGTGAVKVTPAHDPNDFEMGLRHQLPEIIVINPDGTMAENTGQYAGMDRYECRRALVRDLEEQGYLVRIDEHVHSVGHCQRCSTVVEPLTSKQWFVRMKPLAQPAIEAVASGKIKFVPERFTKIYINWLENIRDWCISRQIWWGHRIPAWYCECGETIVSREDVTCCPKCGGKVEQDPDVLDTWFSSALWPFSTMGWPEKTAELAHFYPTSVLVTGYDIIFFWVARMVFMAMEFQREIPFRHVFIHGLVRDAQGRKMSKSLGNGIDPLEVIEKYGADTLRFTLVTGNTPGNDMRFYWERVESSRNFANKIWNASRFVLMNLDGFDAADCPDPARFTLADRWILSRYAQTVTDVTANLEKFELGEAARLLYEFIWNEYCDWYIELTKGRLYRKENIEDRRAAQYVLWYVLRGTLELLHPFMPFITEAIWQALPHDGKSIVVAPWPKTQPELIDAEAERHMTAIMDTIKAVRNMRAEVNVPPGKKSEVIIHVAAEELAEVFRANIAYLQALAAAESVAICGADADKPENAMAAVVSGVEVYLPLKGLIDVEKETARLNKELAGLEKEIARIAGKLANPGFLAKAPADVVEKERAREREYQEKRAAILERLAYLAKLA; from the coding sequence ATGGAGGAGAAAACCATTCCGACCGTCTATGATCCGGCGACGGTGGAAAGCAAATGGTACAAATATTGGGAAGACGAGGGGTTGTTCCACGCCGAAGTGGAACCGGACAAAGAGCCGTTTAGTATCGTTATTCCGCCGCCCAACGTTACCGGGCAGCTTCACATGGGCCACGCCCTTGACAATACGCTCCAGGATATTCTGATTCGCTTTAAGCGCATGCAGGGTTACAACACGCTCTGGATGCCCGGGACCGACCATGCCGGCATCGCCACCCAGATCAAGGTCGAAGAGATGTTGGCCAAGGAAGGGCTGACCCGCTACGACCTTGGCCGGGAAAAATTTATTGACCGCGTCTGGGAATGGAAACGGCAGTACGGCAGCCGCATCATCAAACAGCTCAAGAGTCTTGGTGCGTCCTGCGATTGGCCGCGTGAGCGGTTTACCATGGATGAAGGCTGTTCGCGGGCAGTGCGGGAAGTTTTCGTCTCCCTTTATGAAAAAGGCCTCATTTACCAGGGCAACCGCATTACCAACTGGTGCCCCCGGTGCAAGACGGCGCTTAGTGACATCGAGGTGGAACACGAGGAAAAGAGCGGCCACCTCTATCATGTGCGGTATCCGGTGGAGGGAATGGACGGCGAATATGTTACCGTCGCCACTACCCGCCCCGAGACTATCCTGGGCGATACGGCGGTAGCCGTTCATCCCGATGACGGGCGTTATCGCCATTTGGTCGGCAAGCATCTTATTTTGCCGCTGGTAGGTCGGCGGCTGCCAATTATTGCCGATGCGTATGTTGACCCGTCGTTCGGCACCGGCGCGGTGAAAGTGACGCCCGCCCACGACCCGAACGACTTTGAAATGGGCCTGCGTCATCAGCTGCCTGAAATCATCGTCATCAATCCTGACGGCACCATGGCCGAGAACACCGGCCAATATGCCGGCATGGACCGCTACGAATGCCGGCGCGCTCTTGTCCGGGATTTAGAAGAACAGGGCTATCTTGTCCGCATTGACGAACATGTTCATTCCGTCGGCCACTGCCAGCGCTGCAGCACCGTTGTCGAGCCCTTGACGTCCAAACAATGGTTTGTTCGCATGAAGCCGCTGGCTCAGCCGGCAATTGAGGCGGTTGCCTCCGGAAAAATTAAATTTGTTCCCGAGCGGTTTACCAAGATTTATATTAACTGGCTGGAAAATATCCGCGACTGGTGTATCTCCCGCCAAATCTGGTGGGGCCACCGCATTCCCGCCTGGTACTGTGAATGCGGTGAAACAATCGTGTCGCGGGAAGATGTAACCTGCTGCCCGAAATGCGGCGGTAAGGTGGAGCAGGATCCGGACGTGCTGGATACCTGGTTCAGTTCGGCCCTCTGGCCCTTTTCGACCATGGGCTGGCCGGAAAAGACGGCCGAACTCGCTCACTTCTACCCGACAAGTGTTTTGGTAACCGGCTATGATATTATCTTTTTCTGGGTCGCGCGTATGGTTTTCATGGCCATGGAATTTCAGCGGGAAATTCCCTTCCGGCATGTCTTTATTCACGGCTTGGTGCGCGACGCCCAGGGACGGAAAATGAGCAAATCGCTCGGTAATGGCATTGATCCGCTGGAAGTAATCGAAAAGTATGGCGCCGATACGCTCCGGTTCACCCTGGTGACCGGCAACACGCCGGGTAACGACATGCGGTTTTATTGGGAACGCGTCGAATCAAGCCGGAACTTCGCCAATAAAATCTGGAATGCCTCGCGGTTCGTGCTCATGAACCTCGACGGCTTTGACGCCGCCGACTGTCCCGATCCCGCCCGGTTTACCCTGGCAGACCGCTGGATCTTAAGCCGCTACGCGCAAACCGTTACGGATGTGACGGCCAACCTGGAGAAGTTTGAACTGGGCGAGGCGGCCCGGCTGCTGTACGAATTCATCTGGAACGAGTACTGCGACTGGTACATCGAGCTTACCAAAGGTCGGCTATATCGCAAAGAAAATATTGAGGACCGGAGAGCTGCGCAGTATGTCCTATGGTATGTCCTGCGCGGCACGCTGGAGCTGCTCCATCCCTTCATGCCCTTCATCACCGAAGCCATTTGGCAGGCGCTGCCCCATGACGGCAAAAGCATTGTCGTCGCCCCTTGGCCGAAGACTCAGCCTGAGCTAATTGATGCCGAGGCGGAGCGACACATGACGGCCATCATGGACACCATTAAAGCCGTGCGCAATATGCGGGCCGAAGTCAACGTGCCGCCGGGCAAAAAGAGCGAGGTCATTATCCATGTTGCCGCAGAAGAGCTGGCGGAAGTATTCCGGGCGAACATCGCCTATCTGCAGGCGCTGGCCGCCGCTGAGTCCGTCGCCATTTGCGGCGCCGACGCCGATAAACCGGAAAACGCCATGGCGGCCGTGGTCAGCGGGGTGGAAGTATACCTCCCCCTCAAAGGGTTGATTGACGTAGAAAAAGAAACAGCCCGGCTGAATAAAGAACTGGCGGGGTTGGAAAAAGAAATCGCCCGCATTGCCGGTAAACTGGCCAATCCCGGCTTTCTGGCCAAAGCTCCCGCCGATGTGGTAGAGAAAGAGCGGGCCCGTGAACGGGAATACCAGGAAAAACGGGCGGCCATCCTTGAGCGGCTCGCCTATCTTGCCAAACTGGCATAA
- a CDS encoding bifunctional folylpolyglutamate synthase/dihydrofolate synthase translates to MTYQQALEYLATLNKFGINLGLARIERLLDLMGHPERRYRTVHVTGTNGKGSTTAMLAAILQASGVKTGMYTSPHLVEYTERMAVDGRPAAPAAFAAAIEHTRRFVEQMTAEGWEHPTEFEVLTAAAFHYFAEAKVEYAVIEVGLGGLLDSTNVVSPEVAVITNVALEHTDRCGATVREIARHKAGIIKAGVPVVTAAEGEALAVIRQTAAACGSMLYVRGQDFAGEYLGQHGYCQKVAVHTAQHGRLGPFSLTLLGRHQVENCAIAVMAALVLAGRGAPITPAAIAAGLAAARWPGRFEVFPGEPVVVVDGAHNPHGAQALRAALDEVFGGQPVTFLLGILRDKDIAGIVRALVRPYDKVVVAAPLSERAAAPGEIAREIGGYVEEAPSIAAGLARARRLGGADGVVCAAGSLYLIGTVRQIILP, encoded by the coding sequence ATGACTTACCAACAAGCCCTGGAATATCTGGCAACGCTGAATAAATTCGGCATTAATCTCGGACTGGCCCGCATCGAACGACTGCTTGACCTGATGGGCCATCCTGAGCGCCGCTACCGTACGGTGCATGTTACCGGCACCAACGGCAAGGGCTCGACTACGGCGATGCTGGCCGCAATCTTGCAGGCGAGCGGGGTGAAAACCGGGATGTATACATCGCCCCATTTAGTAGAGTACACTGAGCGGATGGCGGTGGACGGCCGTCCGGCCGCCCCTGCCGCTTTCGCAGCCGCGATTGAGCATACCCGCCGGTTTGTTGAGCAGATGACGGCAGAGGGGTGGGAGCACCCTACCGAATTTGAAGTCCTGACGGCGGCGGCCTTTCATTATTTTGCCGAGGCGAAAGTGGAGTATGCTGTCATCGAGGTTGGCCTTGGGGGCCTCTTGGACTCGACCAATGTCGTTAGCCCCGAAGTAGCGGTTATTACTAATGTAGCCTTGGAACATACCGACCGCTGCGGCGCCACGGTTAGGGAAATTGCCCGGCACAAGGCCGGCATTATCAAGGCGGGCGTGCCGGTCGTCACTGCTGCCGAAGGGGAAGCCCTTGCCGTAATCCGCCAGACGGCTGCGGCCTGCGGCAGCATGCTGTACGTGCGGGGACAGGACTTTGCCGGCGAGTATCTGGGACAGCACGGCTATTGCCAAAAGGTCGCCGTTCATACCGCACAACATGGTAGGCTCGGGCCTTTTTCCCTTACCTTGCTTGGGCGGCACCAGGTGGAAAATTGTGCTATCGCCGTCATGGCGGCCCTGGTCCTTGCCGGTCGGGGCGCACCAATTACGCCGGCCGCGATCGCGGCCGGACTGGCCGCGGCGCGCTGGCCGGGACGGTTCGAAGTTTTTCCCGGAGAGCCTGTCGTGGTGGTGGACGGTGCTCATAATCCCCACGGCGCGCAGGCGCTGCGGGCTGCGCTTGACGAGGTTTTTGGCGGGCAGCCGGTTACTTTTCTGCTGGGGATACTGCGTGATAAGGACATCGCCGGTATAGTGCGCGCTCTGGTGCGACCATACGACAAGGTAGTCGTCGCGGCGCCGTTGTCCGAACGGGCTGCGGCCCCGGGCGAAATTGCCCGGGAAATAGGCGGCTACGTGGAAGAAGCCCCGAGTATTGCGGCAGGGCTGGCGCGGGCCCGCCGGTTGGGCGGGGCGGATGGCGTGGTTTGTGCGGCCGGCTCGCTGTATCTTATCGGTACGGTACGGCAAATAATTTTGCCATAA
- a CDS encoding O-antigen ligase family protein, whose amino-acid sequence MHITYRTTKTQYILDYLIEHCIIAVAFFLPLSLTVSTVFLGGGALLWAGKMALARRLALKPTPLDGPIALLVVLSAASVLVSPDRSFSFYNYYHLMGRYIIIYYIIINNVHSLTQLKRIVWAVLASAAVVTAYGFYQYVCGIDISAFEWVDGEQFPDLKVRVFSTLQNPNLLAGFLVMIMALAAGLALRGAPSFPRRLAFAIFIGLLGGCLVLTYSRGAWLSVLAVIGAYGVLHNRRIFWLLLLIPAAVLPAHDAVLERLLSIINPTDTSSTLRIALWESTVAMIMDRPLLGIGWGAYWLVYPEYDFFVQNAGTKIFHAHNLYLQIAAEIGIPGFLAFLTVMAGHARLAVRLIDNTGDRWASALMLGVVAALVGLAVSGLTDHILFNIQLSMLFWLLNAMVVVVWHNAYLRA is encoded by the coding sequence GTGCACATAACCTACCGGACAACTAAAACTCAGTATATATTGGACTACCTCATCGAGCACTGCATTATTGCGGTGGCCTTTTTTTTGCCGTTGTCCCTGACGGTTTCGACGGTTTTTCTCGGTGGCGGGGCGCTGCTGTGGGCCGGCAAAATGGCTTTGGCACGGCGCCTGGCGCTCAAACCTACCCCTTTGGATGGTCCTATCGCCCTATTAGTGGTATTGTCGGCCGCATCCGTTCTTGTTTCGCCGGACCGCTCGTTTAGTTTTTACAATTATTATCACTTGATGGGGCGGTATATTATCATTTATTATATTATTATCAACAACGTCCACTCTCTGACGCAGCTTAAACGTATTGTATGGGCGGTGCTGGCCTCGGCCGCCGTTGTTACCGCCTATGGCTTTTACCAATATGTATGTGGGATAGATATTTCCGCCTTTGAATGGGTGGACGGTGAGCAGTTTCCCGACTTAAAAGTGCGCGTCTTTTCTACGCTGCAAAATCCTAATCTCCTGGCTGGCTTTCTGGTCATGATCATGGCGCTGGCTGCGGGGCTGGCGCTGCGCGGTGCTCCTTCCTTCCCGCGGCGGCTGGCATTTGCTATCTTTATTGGCCTTCTGGGCGGTTGTTTGGTACTTACGTATTCCCGCGGCGCATGGCTTAGCGTGTTGGCGGTGATTGGCGCCTACGGCGTGCTGCATAACCGGCGCATCTTCTGGTTATTGCTCTTAATTCCGGCGGCCGTGCTGCCGGCGCATGATGCAGTCCTGGAGCGGCTGCTTTCGATCATCAATCCAACCGATACGTCTTCCACCCTGCGCATCGCCCTTTGGGAAAGCACCGTGGCCATGATTATGGACCGGCCGCTCTTAGGAATCGGCTGGGGGGCATATTGGCTGGTATACCCGGAATATGACTTCTTTGTCCAGAATGCCGGCACAAAAATTTTCCACGCCCATAATCTTTATTTGCAGATAGCCGCGGAAATCGGCATTCCCGGTTTTCTTGCCTTTCTTACCGTAATGGCCGGGCACGCGCGGCTGGCCGTCCGGCTGATTGACAATACCGGCGACCGGTGGGCCTCTGCCCTTATGCTGGGAGTGGTGGCCGCGTTAGTGGGTTTGGCTGTCAGCGGCCTGACCGACCACATTTTGTTTAACATCCAGCTGTCAATGCTGTTTTGGTTGCTTAATGCCATGGTGGTAGTGGTGTGGCACAACGCATACCTGCGGGCTTAA
- a CDS encoding DRTGG domain-containing protein → MKLAQIREILQAEVICGENLLETEAICACGADLMSDVLAFTKEKTLLLTGLTNIQVIRTAEVSDLVGIVFVRGKRPGDDVVRLAKAKGIPLFVCSLPLYEACGLLYTNGLVGCSQR, encoded by the coding sequence ATGAAATTGGCCCAAATCCGGGAAATACTGCAGGCCGAGGTGATTTGCGGCGAAAACTTGCTGGAAACGGAAGCGATCTGCGCTTGCGGTGCTGACCTGATGAGCGACGTATTGGCTTTTACCAAAGAAAAAACGTTGCTTTTGACGGGTTTAACCAATATTCAGGTCATCCGGACAGCCGAAGTGAGCGATTTAGTCGGCATCGTGTTTGTTCGCGGCAAACGGCCGGGCGATGACGTGGTCCGGTTAGCCAAGGCCAAAGGTATTCCGTTGTTTGTTTGCAGCCTTCCTTTGTATGAGGCCTGCGGACTATTATATACCAACGGCTTGGTCGGTTGTTCCCAACGGTGA
- a CDS encoding ATP-binding protein, producing the protein MNADGAIVLEFPLTGGNFEGAGEASSKVKRVLQQLGIRPDIVRRIAIGAYEAEMNVIIHAWRGVLRACIYADHTELTIEDEGPGIANIEQAMQEGFSTAPDHIRELGFGAGMGLPNMHKCSDEFTIQSEVNAGTKIRMVIRHS; encoded by the coding sequence GTGAATGCCGATGGAGCCATTGTTTTGGAGTTTCCGCTGACCGGGGGAAATTTTGAAGGCGCCGGGGAAGCTTCCAGCAAAGTTAAACGCGTACTTCAGCAGTTGGGCATCCGGCCTGATATTGTGCGGCGGATCGCGATCGGCGCCTATGAAGCGGAAATGAATGTTATTATTCATGCGTGGCGGGGCGTGCTGCGCGCTTGTATCTACGCCGATCATACTGAACTGACCATTGAAGACGAAGGGCCGGGAATTGCCAATATTGAACAGGCGATGCAAGAGGGATTTTCGACCGCGCCGGATCATATCCGCGAGCTAGGGTTTGGCGCTGGCATGGGATTACCCAATATGCACAAATGTTCCGATGAATTTACGATTCAATCAGAAGTTAATGCGGGCACGAAAATCCGAATGGTAATCCGCCATTCATGA
- a CDS encoding [Fe-Fe] hydrogenase large subunit C-terminal domain-containing protein, whose translation MAEYFHSVRLIASRCQGCVNCIKRCPTEAIRIRGGKAQITEARCIDCGECIRRCPNHAKTAVTDCLADLKNYKYNIALPAPSLYAQFGLEIPIESILCGLLNIGFDEVFEVAQGAEIVALAVHRYLQRGDIKRPAISSACPAVVRLIQVKYPELIDHLVPVDAPVEVAARVVRTERGPELGLAPEEIGTWFITPCPAKMTAVRQPLGTEKSNISGALAIAQVYSFLLKTLPVNPDVDANDKCGRRASWLGIGWACAGGETVAAKVDNALVVHEIHNVSDVLDQVALGKLAGVDYIEGLACAGGCIGGPLTVENRFVAEHRMKQRLKLMQQEDGKNGKQPRQSFDEAELGGAERRAIEPRPILRLDEDIFKAMYKVEVMETMLKKLPGLDCGSCGSPNCKALAEDIAQGTASETDCVFKLRERVRDLAKEMVDLAEKLPPSLDKENGE comes from the coding sequence ATGGCAGAGTATTTTCACTCGGTGCGGCTTATTGCCAGTCGCTGCCAGGGATGTGTCAACTGCATAAAGCGTTGTCCTACGGAAGCCATTCGTATCCGGGGCGGCAAGGCGCAGATTACCGAGGCGCGCTGCATTGACTGCGGCGAGTGCATCCGGCGCTGTCCCAACCATGCCAAAACGGCGGTCACTGATTGTCTCGCCGATCTAAAAAACTACAAATATAATATTGCTTTGCCGGCACCGTCGCTTTATGCCCAGTTCGGCCTGGAAATCCCCATCGAGTCAATTTTGTGCGGTCTGTTGAATATCGGTTTTGACGAGGTCTTTGAGGTCGCGCAAGGTGCGGAAATTGTCGCTTTGGCCGTCCATCGCTATTTGCAGCGCGGTGACATCAAACGCCCGGCGATTTCTTCCGCGTGTCCGGCGGTCGTACGGCTCATTCAGGTGAAATACCCTGAATTAATTGATCACTTGGTTCCTGTTGACGCGCCGGTAGAAGTAGCCGCCCGGGTGGTGCGGACGGAGCGCGGCCCCGAGTTAGGGCTGGCGCCGGAAGAAATCGGAACATGGTTTATTACGCCTTGCCCGGCCAAGATGACGGCCGTCCGGCAGCCGCTGGGAACGGAGAAATCCAATATTAGCGGCGCACTGGCCATTGCGCAGGTTTACAGCTTTCTTCTTAAAACGTTGCCGGTCAATCCTGATGTTGATGCTAATGATAAGTGCGGCCGTCGCGCTTCCTGGCTCGGCATCGGCTGGGCCTGCGCCGGCGGCGAAACGGTGGCGGCTAAAGTGGACAACGCGCTTGTGGTCCACGAAATTCACAACGTCAGCGACGTCCTGGATCAGGTGGCTCTTGGCAAACTTGCCGGGGTGGACTATATTGAAGGGCTGGCCTGCGCCGGCGGCTGCATCGGCGGGCCGCTCACCGTGGAAAACCGCTTTGTGGCCGAACACCGCATGAAACAGCGACTCAAGCTCATGCAGCAAGAGGATGGCAAAAACGGCAAGCAGCCCCGCCAGTCTTTTGACGAAGCCGAACTGGGCGGCGCCGAACGGCGGGCGATTGAGCCCCGGCCCATCCTGCGCCTGGACGAGGATATTTTTAAGGCCATGTACAAAGTGGAAGTCATGGAGACAATGCTGAAAAAGTTGCCCGGCCTGGACTGCGGCTCCTGCGGTTCGCCAAACTGCAAGGCCTTGGCCGAAGACATCGCGCAGGGCACAGCCAGCGAAACGGACTGCGTGTTTAAATTGCGGGAGCGGGTGCGCGATTTGGCGAAGGAAATGGTAGACCTGGCGGAAAAACTGCCGCCATCACTGGATAAAGAAAATGGGGAGTAA
- a CDS encoding DRTGG domain-containing protein, translating to MTVKELADALEAEVLAGAGRLDGAVTGGYVSDLLSNVMAQAPGGGVWVTMQAHPNVVAVAALTGLTAVVIAGGVRPEDATVKKAAAEEVVLLATALSAFEAVGRLYSMGVRGL from the coding sequence ATGACCGTTAAGGAATTGGCAGACGCTTTGGAAGCGGAGGTATTAGCCGGCGCAGGTCGCCTGGACGGCGCCGTTACCGGCGGTTATGTGTCCGACTTGCTCAGTAATGTCATGGCGCAGGCGCCGGGCGGCGGTGTGTGGGTTACGATGCAGGCCCATCCTAACGTCGTGGCCGTCGCAGCCCTGACCGGCCTGACAGCCGTCGTCATTGCCGGCGGCGTCCGGCCTGAGGACGCTACGGTAAAAAAAGCGGCGGCCGAGGAAGTTGTCCTTCTTGCCACTGCTCTTTCAGCTTTCGAGGCAGTTGGCCGGCTGTACAGCATGGGTGTGCGGGGCTTGTGA